The nucleotide sequence ATTGGCAAAAGAGCCTTTATCCGCGTTCCGTTCAGAACCGCATTGCCGTGGTTCACGAAGGGGTCGATACCAAACTCTTCTATCCGGATCGTCACGCAACGATCCAGTTGCCGGACGGACGGACGCTGAAGGCAGGAGAATCGCGCGTAATCACGTTTGTCGCGCGCGATCTCGAACCCTATCGCGGCTTTCCTCAAGCGCTCGAGGCTGCGGCCAAGGTCATCCGGCAGAACGATGACGCGATCTTCGTTTTTGTTGGCGGCGATGGCGTCAGCTATGGAACCCCGCCGCCCGGAGGCGGTTCGTGGCGCGAGCATCTCGTCGGGAATCTTGATCTGCCGCCGGATCGAATCGTGTTTCCCGGCACGATCCCGCATGTCCAGTTGCGGAAACTCTATCAGATATCGACTGCCCACATCTATCTGACGTATCCGTTTGTCCTGTCCTGGTCGGTCGTGGAAGCGATGGCATGCGGCGCGCTCATCATCGGTTCGGATACGCCTCCCGTTCGGGAGTTGATCCGCTCGGGCCAAAACGGGCTGCTTGTACCGTTTTTTGAGCCGGACGTGTTGGCGGAAGTGATCATGAACGTGCTTCGTGACCCCGATGCATGTCTCCAGATGAGAGCTGCAGCACGACGAACCGTGGAAACCCGGTTCAGGTTGTCGGATTGTTTACGGCAGCAAAAAACCTTGATCGAGGCAGTATTGAACGGGCGGTAGCTGGTATGTGGCGACAATCGGGCGTGCAAGTCCTGTAACGTAAATATAAAACTCCGTGTTTCTGCGTGTTTACGCTGTTATTGTAATATATATGAACATTGTTTCAAATTTTGAATTAAACTCGTTCCAAATATTCGTAATATTATCATATAGTTGATGCTATAAGACTGTTGACAATACATAGACTGTATTTTCTCATTGCAAGTGCAGGCCGAGACTCCCAAGTCGGCCATCACACAATGGATGATTATGTTGAGCACACCACTTCCTGCGATCTCGGCGCGGAAATCCCGCCGATATGCCATTGCTTCGATGCGTGATCGTGAAGCGCTGGAAGCGACGTCTCTGGGCGAGCTGACCACCTTTGTCGAAGGAGACGGAAAACGCCTTCGTCTGGCGAATACATTTCCACTCATTGCTGTCGCCGCTTCGCAAGAGGGCGAGAACGAACTCAAAACGGTTCTGCAGCAGATTTATCGTCTGAGCACCATTCCGGAACTACCCGTTGTGCGGGTCGATGAAGCATCCCCCGAAACGGCTCCGCTGCTGGTTACGCAGTTGCTTGAGAGCAGTCTGGATCGCCTTGTCGGCCATGTCAGCAAGGTTCACACCGAGCTCGCCATGCTGCGCCGCGAGCGCGAGACGATGTTTGAGAATTATCGGGCGATTGAAGACGCATTCCACGCCCGCAACTGGGATTCCTCGACGGAAATTTTCAGTCATGCTCCTCTGGTCGATCCAAAGGATGAGGGCTTTGCGCGCCTGCTGCGCGAATCGGAGATTGAACAGCTTTTTCCTGTTTCAAGCTATGCCGTTTCCGGTTTCGCCCTCCATTTCCGCGATCTGCCCGCCAACCGCAACGGCCAGCTGATCGTAACGCTGGACTATCTGGAAAACGGCGAGGGAATTGCCGAGTGGCTGGTTCCCTACAGCGCGCTGCAGTCGGAATGGAATTTCTTCTCGCTTCCCAAGGCATGTGATGGCAGCCATCGGACGCTCCGCCTGCGCATCTCCGCCTCGGGCGGCGTGCCGCCGGAACTGTCGCTGGGCAATGTGATCGCCAACGAACGCTATGCGGCGCGTGCCCGTATTCCGCACGCCGATCTCGACATGCGCCCTCTGGCATTGAGGATTTTCACCGGCTTGCCGGGTGTGCGCCCGGCATCGTTGCCGAACGCCATCGTGCCGACTGCGTTGATCAATGGCCGAAAGGTTGACGACTACCGTCTGCCGGTCGAATTACTGCGCAACGTGGCCAACGTGTCCGTTACGTCCATTACTCCCGATTTTCCGACTGTGCGTTTTCTGGAACATGAGGATGCCATCGGCTGTCATCCGCTCGAGGAGGGCGTCACTGCGGCTTCCATTCGCCGTGTGGTTGCTCCGGGTACGGTCCGCGTCTCCGCGCGGGCTGTGATTGACCATCCAGAGGGCAAACCCTGTGCCGTCGGTCTGTTGCTGGTCAATCTGGCATCAGACGTGAAGGAGGAAATCGACGCGATTTCCAATCTTGATCGGCGACGTCAGCAGGTTTTGTTCAGCGGTTGGTCGGAGGTCGCGCCCAATCGCCCGATCGATATCAATTTCATGCTTGAGGGACCGGTCGACCGGACGATGGATCTCGTTGTGCTGAGCAAGGCCGCTGCGGATTCCGTGGATTTTTCCTGGCTCAAGGTCTTCAACTTCCGGCTGGTCAAGCACATTGAGGCCGGGCCCGCTCAGGAATTAGCCAAAGAGGCCGCGAATGTACGATAGGTCCAAGGATTTGATCGTCGTTGCCATGCCGCTTTACGGCCACGCGGCGCTGGCGCTTGAAGCACTGGAAACCATTCTTGCATCAGAAACGGTTTTCCGTACCCAGATCGTGGTGTCGGTAGATGGCGATCCGCGCCGCGAAGTGTTCGACAGCCTGACGCTCTATGCGGCAGCGCATTCCAACATCCATATCATCTTTGGCGAAAACGCCGGTCCGGGCGGCGCACGTAATCGCGCTGTCGACTATATTCTTGAAGAAATGCCGGACGTGAAAGCGGTATATTTTGTCGATGCAGACAACCGCGTGCAGCCGCACACCATCGACACGCTCTATCGTCAGCTGCTGGCGTCGAACGCCGGCTGGGTCTACACCAATATCGACACTTTCTCGGTCAATTGGCGCGCACATTATGGCAACAGCTATTCGCGCCTGATCCACTGCATCACTGACAATATCTGCGATACGGGGTCGATGATTTCTGCGGATGTTTTCCGTAGCGGTGTCCGTTTTGATGATGATCGCCAGAATGGTTTTGAAGACTGGGAGTTCTGGCTTTCGGCGATCGAGGCGGGGTTTGTCGGGACGCCATGCCACGATACCGGCTTTGAATATCGCCTGCGTGCGGAAAGCCGTTTCAAGGAAGCCAATCGCGACCGCTCCGGCTCGATCAGCTTTCTGCGCAAGCGGCACAAGGCGCTATTTCGCCGTCCGACGCTTGTAGGTTTCGAGCATGAGGAATGCCCGCGTTATGGCGTGATCCGCGCAGGCGAGGGGACGGTCAGCCTTTTCACCGATCTTAGCCTTGGCACTACCGATCTCAAGTTCGATGATGCGATCCGTGCCTTCTGGGGCAGTGTGTCCGAGCCGGATAATTTCCATTTCCCGCCGTTTCTTGCCTCGTCCAACACAGAGACGCTGAAACTTCTGGCGCGTTCGCGACTGTTGCCGAATATCCTGTCGCGGCTTGAGAAGCTTGCGGAACAGGCCAACATCGTTTTTGTGGAACTCACCAATGTTGAAGATGAGCGTCGCATCGACACCGAAATCATGCCGTCGGGTACCAGGCAGCCACATGCCGACCTGATTTTCGTTTCGACCCGGCTCATAAA is from Brucella intermedia LMG 3301 and encodes:
- a CDS encoding glycosyltransferase family 4 protein; protein product: MRIAFVHRRGFGQFAALAENLATSGHEVSLICETVDRRLPAVRVIRHRVESGPRTGGAMARYLEVPDHHTRIGYRVAETLESMAHHGQAPDIVVGHIGWGSMMFVKDVLPLVPALGYCEFFYRANGADVGFAPGDRPDIETRKRLRLRNMAQLVTLEGIDGGFSPTHWQKSLYPRSVQNRIAVVHEGVDTKLFYPDRHATIQLPDGRTLKAGESRVITFVARDLEPYRGFPQALEAAAKVIRQNDDAIFVFVGGDGVSYGTPPPGGGSWREHLVGNLDLPPDRIVFPGTIPHVQLRKLYQISTAHIYLTYPFVLSWSVVEAMACGALIIGSDTPPVRELIRSGQNGLLVPFFEPDVLAEVIMNVLRDPDACLQMRAAARRTVETRFRLSDCLRQQKTLIEAVLNGR
- a CDS encoding DUF6212 domain-containing protein, translated to MLSTPLPAISARKSRRYAIASMRDREALEATSLGELTTFVEGDGKRLRLANTFPLIAVAASQEGENELKTVLQQIYRLSTIPELPVVRVDEASPETAPLLVTQLLESSLDRLVGHVSKVHTELAMLRRERETMFENYRAIEDAFHARNWDSSTEIFSHAPLVDPKDEGFARLLRESEIEQLFPVSSYAVSGFALHFRDLPANRNGQLIVTLDYLENGEGIAEWLVPYSALQSEWNFFSLPKACDGSHRTLRLRISASGGVPPELSLGNVIANERYAARARIPHADLDMRPLALRIFTGLPGVRPASLPNAIVPTALINGRKVDDYRLPVELLRNVANVSVTSITPDFPTVRFLEHEDAIGCHPLEEGVTAASIRRVVAPGTVRVSARAVIDHPEGKPCAVGLLLVNLASDVKEEIDAISNLDRRRQQVLFSGWSEVAPNRPIDINFMLEGPVDRTMDLVVLSKAAADSVDFSWLKVFNFRLVKHIEAGPAQELAKEAANVR